The Diospyros lotus cultivar Yz01 chromosome 11, ASM1463336v1, whole genome shotgun sequence region tttaaaataatattccatTTTTAGTTGTTTAGATCCACATTTTAAACCCCCCCCAATCGTTTCTTctatctattttaatttttcaaaggaatagatctaaccaatccctGTAAATATGACtttgctcatcactatcacaatttacattttgagagcaagaatttattatttgttggattcgacacccaCCATTTATGCAATCTTTGAACCCAAGGCAATATCAATACTTGTTGAATATGTTGAGTTCTCACTTAACAATGGCTAAGACAAGTACAAAGTCTGATAATTTTATTGATCAGGTGTCAGGTACTTATCTCTTTATATCTGATGTGTGTTGTTTAGTCCTAAGTATTGGATATTGGATAAGCCACTAGGCATATTTGCTTTAGTGAATCCTTATTTGTTGAACTAAGGCCTATTAGAAATGCTTCTATCACTCTCCCTGATCATACTCAGATATCAGTAGATTTTGTTGGCATCATGAAGATTACCCCACATATtatattggaaaatattttatatgttcctTAATTCAAGTTCAACCTAGTCTCTATAAGTGAATTAGTTGGAAAAAAATGACTTAAGTCCCAACTTCTCTTCTTATGCCTGTATTATTCAGGACACTCACAGCTTAAAGATGATTGGCAAAGGTGATTTGATTGAAGGCTTGTATGTTTTTGATCCCACCAATGATGCTTCTGGTGATAGGATGCCTAATAAGGGATGTATTTAAAACTTCATTATCGCTCATGTGATTGATAAGAGTACTTGGCATAATAGGCTAGGGCATTTATCTTTTAAGAAAATGGACACATTTAAAGATCAATTGTAGTATAGCAATGTTGGACGTGAGTTTTGTTTTGTGTGCCTTTAGTTAAACAAATAAggctttcttttgtttcaaataATCACCTGTCCTCGTGTGcttttgaacttgtgcattgtgACACTTGGGGTCCTTATCATACGCCAACTTATGCTGGGCATCAATACTTTCTTACTTTAGTTGATGACTGCACTAGATTTACTTGGGTCTTCCTTATGAAACCCAAATCTAAGGCTAGGATAATTATTCCCAAGTTCTTCTCTTGAGTTGAAACTCAGTTTAGTAAGGTGATTAAAAGGTTCAAATTTGATAATGCTCCAAAATTACAATTTACTATGTATTTTGCCTCTAAAGGTATCATTCATCAATTTTCATGTGTTGAACGGCTTGAACAAAACTCAGTGGTGGAAAGGAAACACCAACATCTCCTTAATGTGGCTAGGCACTGTTTTTTTTAGTTCAGAATTCCTAAAAATTTTTTGGGGGACTATGTTCTTACTAttatattcttgattaataggACTCCTGCTCCTATTCTACAAAACAATTCACCCTATCAGTTATTATATCAATCCCATGTGGATTACTTTTTTGTTAGGGTCTTTGGCAGCCTTTGTTTTGCCTTTACTCTATCTTCTCATCAAACCAAATCTTCTTCTCAAGCTACAACATGTGTTTTTATAGGATATCTTCCAAGTGTCAagggatatgaagtgtatgatattaacaccaatttttttttcatttccagaGATGTGGTGTTTCATGAACacatttttccttttcactctattatttttcctaatgAAGTTATAAATCCCTTTCCTAACATGGTTTTGCCTGTACCTTTATCTGATTTGCCTTATTATTCCTTTATTCCCTTGAATACCTCTTCAATCTTAATTGAGGATCAGTTTATCATTCCTACTTCTAATTCTGGTGGTTCTATTCCTATATCTATCCATAGGGCTTCTCGAACCATTAGACCTCCTTTTTACCTTCGTGACTATCATTGCAACCTATTGTCCCATAAACCCTTTCCTTCTACTCCATCATTCTATCCTTTGCAGCATTATCTTTCTTATTCTAAATTTTCCCCTGTTCACAACTCATTCCTTCTTAATGTTTCTTCCAATTTTGAGCCTCAATTCTATCACTAGGTTGTCCAATATCCTCATTGGAGATGCAATGGAAACTGAGTTGGATGCCATGCATTTGAACAACACATGGACTGTCACCTCATTTCCTTCTTATAAGCATACCATTGGGTGCAAgtggattttcaaaattaagtataagTCAGATGGTTCCATAGTGAGGCATAAGGCTTGTTTAGTGGCAAAGGGATATACTCAACATGAAGGGTTGGATTTCTTAGACACTTATTCTCCTGTTGCAAAAACTAGTTACAATGAAGATCTTGTTTGCTCTAGCTGCTATGAAGCAGTGGGTTCTTGTTCAATTAGACGTTAATAATGCTTTTCTAAATGGAGATTTTTTTTAGAAGGTCTACATGGATTTACCTCTTGGGTATAAGCCTCAGGTTTCTGGTATTAAAGGGGAGAAGCAGGTTTGTCGATTACATAAGTCCATCTATGGTTTAAAATAGGCTTCTTGGTAGtgattctcaaaattttctcacGCCTTTGATCAATTTGGTTTTCAATAGTCTAAACCTAATTATTCCTTGTTTACCAAAGGTAATGGCTTTTCTTTTATTGCTCTTCTTGTTTATATGGATGATATAATCATTATCAGTCCAAATTTGACCGTCATTAATTCTCTCAAGACATTTCTACATAGCCAATTTAAATTGAAGGATCTAGGTTGTTTGTGGTATTTCCTTGGATTAGAAATTGTTTAATTTAAGaatagtatttttctttctcaaagaCATTACACTTTGCAACTCTTGGAAGACACACGTTTTCTTGCTAGCAAACCTACATCTCTACCTATGATTCCCAATCTCAAATTGAGTTTGCATGAGGGTGAGTTACTTGAGAATTCTTCTCATTATAGACGTCTCATTGGCTGGTTACTTTACCTTACCATTTCCTGGCTTGATATCACTTTTGCGATTCACCAACTTAGCCAATGTGTCTCACCCTAGAAAGCCCCATCTCGATGTTGTCCATTATCTATTGCAGTACCTCAAAGCTACTCCGGGTCAAGGATTATCTTTTcccgcttcttcttccttacaGCTTAGGGCTTTCTCGAATGTTGATTGGGCTTCATGTTTGGACAATCGCCGACCAATTATTGGTtattgtgtttttcttggtGATTCTTTGGTCTCATGGAAGTCTAAGAAACAAACTACTATGTCTCGTTCTTCAGCTAAAGCTGAATATCGTGCTTTAGCCTCTGCTGCTAGTGAACTTACTTGGTTTACTCAAATTTTGGTGGACTTTTAGGTTCCTCTCTCACCTCCTTCTTTGCTTTCTTGTGATAACCAAGTTGCTATGCATATTGCCAACAATCCGGTATTTCATGAATGTACCAAGCATATCGAGCTTGATTTCCATTTTTTTCGGGATAAAGTTGTGACTGGTCAGATCAAACTTTTTCCTATCCAGACACATCATTAATTGGCTAATTTGTTTACCAAGCCTCTCCCAGCGGCTCAATTGTTTTCCTTATTGTCCAAGATGGTCGTCCTCAATCCTCATGGTCCATCTTGAGGGAGAGTAACAGAGTTTATTGTATTactgtatttatgtattttgtttttgttatattGATGTTTTGTATGTTACTATTATTGCATTGTTTAGTTTGCTATATTGCTTTGTTGTTGTTAAACTAATGGCATTCTTGTAATTAGACGATGTATTAGTTCTAGGGTATTAAAGCCGAGTTCTATGAATAAAACGATTAATGAGGCATTTTatatcttttctttctctatgTTTTTGATAAACAAACCCTATTTATCATTATAGAAATTGGAATCAAAGGTTTTTGCTAGTTTTCCCCCACAATGTCACTTTCATGGTAGTTACCTTGATGCCACAAAATTTGCATGATACTAAATTAATTACAGGTAAATATCTTTATAGGAAAAGAAATATGGTATAGCAACCTATTTGTAATATTCTAAAACTTGATTTTCGAAAGATTTGAAACATAAGAATCTTACTCATCTACAAGTACATGGAGTTCTTTCTTTGCAATGTTTCTTGCTATGCCAACATGGTCAATGTTTTCGATTCCTACCAAGTAGCCAATGATATCTATAATTTGTGCATGAAATTAGAATTAGtagttgtttttaaattattggtaattataaaatattttttaattttttttattaatttctcataCTTGTTAGTGTTGTGTTGTCATTCACCCTTGCATACATGATTTCTTGAATCATGAATAGGAATATATGACTTGGAATTTGAATAGCTTCATCATGTAATTTTCTCACAGATGTTATAATcatgaaataaattttgtattcatTAGAAAATAGTTGATACTGTCCTATTGTTACAATAACTTCGAAGTTTTTTATTGCAAATATAAAGTCATCGATTACTAGATGCCTGTAtttattgatttgattttttatggaTTGTTGCATGCATTTTATTCTCCttcaattctaaaaaaaaaaaaaagaaaacactttaggctgcgttctctttgcttttcaatttttaattttgaattttgaattcattttcagttttttgttttgatagtctgtttttagaaaattaaaaacgcgttctctttgtcattttaaaaaaatattcctcaaaacagaaaattaaaaaatgtgttctctttgaaattttaaaaataattttttaattatattttattcaataaatttaattatttaataaattaaaaatatttaatattaatatattattaaaaatatatatacattttaaagttaatgaattttataatacttttttccattacaataataaaatatgaataaataaagaaataaatgtattttgagttttgagtttgttttgaatgaaaacactcaaaaacaactttttgttgtttagagttttctttacaattttttttttttgttttcaaaaatacatttttaaaaatagtaaagagaacacgttttcattattttagaaaattgaaaattaaaaatgacttaaaatagtaaagagaacgtagccttatgctgcgttctctttactttttaattttcagttttgagttttgaattcattttcagttttctattttggcagtttgtttttagaaaattgaaaacgcgttctctttgttattttgaaaaactatttcttaaaacagaaaattagaaaatgcgttctctttaaaattttgaaaataattttttaataatactttattcgataaatttgattattcagtaaattaaaaatatttaatgtttataaattattaaaaaaatatctacattttaaagttaatgaattttgtaatatttttttctattataataataaaatatgaataaataaataaataaataaatgtgttttgagttttgagtttattttgaataaaaacactcaaaacaactttatattgttttgaattttctttacaatttttttttgttttcaaaaatgcatttttaaaacagtaaagagaacgcgttttcattattttagaaaattaaaaactaaaaatgacttaaaaacagtaaagaaaacgcaattttagtttttgttttaaacaatttataattCTTATAACAGAcccaaaattatataattgataattGCTAACTTACCTTTTCATCGATGAAAATCATGTCAAATCAAAGTAaatcattgttattttttagattGATTGATTTCCACATTcttgatattataatttttattatccaATCATCTCTTATTGGTTTCAAATCTTGAAGTAGTGTGTACGATATATTCACCTGTACGAAATTTAGGTTAATACAATTGGCAATGTATAATCACGTAGATGGTAATTGTTTTATATAGATGAGTATGTATATTAGTCATGTAAATGTGTGTTGGATGAATGTATAAAATTgagagttaaaatttataaagataaAGTTTAGAATGaagtaatttattcaaaatttgttctacaataaaatttatagatTTAGTTAATTAGCTTATGAACATTTGAACAAAGAATGGAATAGAAAATTATCGGACGATGGAGTGTGGttttaatagtaataaatatttatagatGAAAAATGTTACTTTAATATGTAAAGTTTAAGtggaataaaaatttattaggtttaataatattattatattagattAGATAGATTCAATATATGCATCTAACTACATTCAAATAATGtaaatatagttaattaataaaataaataatttaaaattttaaaaatctaaaaattaccataaaattagaaaaaaaatactcaTCAAAGAAGATATTAGATTCAATCAAGATTATATAGATTCAATGCATGTATCTAGGTACATTCAAAGCTtgtacatataattaattaataaaataataatgattaaattacaaaaaaattcaaaacctataaatcaccacaaaattagaaaaataacttattttaatagtaaaaaatatttatgaatatgaaatgttatttggatatATAAAGTTCAAGTGGATTAGAAAATTATTAgacttaataatattattaaattaaattagatagaTTCAATGTATGTACCTAATTACATTCGAAGGATGtatatatagttaattaataagataataatgattaaattaaaaataatttaaaaatttaaaatataaaaaatcatcacaaaattagaaaaataaaataatcatagaAGAATAGTTACTTGGACGGGTCTTCATTTACGAGCTATTACTTGGATGTGtaaaattcaagagaaataaaaaaatattaggcTTAATAACATTATTAGATTAAATTAGATTAGATAAATTCAATTTATACACCTACATATATTCaaagagtatatatataattaattaataaaataataataattaaattattaaaaatctaaaaatcactacaaaattaaaaaaataaaatactcataaAAGAAGATTTACTCGaacaagtttttattttcatcttgtATACAAACCATAACTAATTAAGTAAATAGTATATTTTGTATCAATATTTcaaatgattatataattttattagtaataaataaatgtttaagAATACGAAGTATTACTTGATATGCAAAGTTTAAGTcgaatataaaattattaggtttaataatattattattattattagatttaaATAGATAGATTCAATCTATCCAActagttatatttaaaaaatatacatatgattaattaataaaataaaatttaatttaaaaattactataaaattaaaaaaataaaatacccccccttctcttctctctctctctctctctctctctctctctatatatatatagatagatagatggaAGGATTTTGTGGTGGGGTCGAACTGGTCGGGGTTATGCAACTGACAAAGATGGGGAAATATGTGGTGGCCTTTGCAGGAGATGAGTGGAGTGGAGCGGGCAGTTGTGGTTACGAGCTTCAAATTTGTTTCGGTAATTGTCTGGGGATTAGGGTTTGAGGCTTAATTAGCACGACattcggtttgatttggttttggATAAGCTGAATCTCATCCTCTTCATGAACGCCTTCTTCGGAGGCATTCATTTCGGGGCGGGAAAAGAATGATTTCGTCGGCGTCTTGCTCGTTCACCTCCACTCTCCCTCCCGTTTCGCGGCGTGGTCGGTGCGTTGGCCACCGCCGCCGGTGGTTTCGATCTCCTGGCGCTAATCAATTTGTAGTATTTTTTCCGACTTCCGTTCCACAATATGTATCATGCTGTAAATCAAAATTCAGTTCGCTGCTTTCCTCCTCGAGTTCGATTAAAAAAGTGCACTGCGTCCGAGGGACGGCTGTGAGTTTGGCCGAAGAAGGCAATGGCGAAGAAGAATTTCAAGTGGTAACGGCCATTAGAAGCAATTACAACGACATAGTGATCCTGGACACTCCACAAGGCAGAATGTTACTTCTCGATTCCACCAGTACGTTCTGTCTCTAGGGCATTTAGCTTAATTCattatgaataaattgataTGGGACGAAAAAGCCATGGACATCATCCACACGAAGGATTGGAGGTCTCTAATTGAATTCCTATACTGCAATTTCAACTCTCAATGGGAAAGGAATACAGTACTTTTTATTCTGTAGGTTCAGATGGTGTAAACAATCTGAACATAAATTATTGGTATGTAAACATGAAATATTTGAACAGACACATGACAGTTCTTTTTGTCAGCTTCTCAGTCTAATTTTTATTCGAttcctttttctcctttttgtgGTTTATTATTCTGTTGTTCTATCAATTGTCGTGCATTACCTTCAACTCCCATAGGATTTGTTTTCACATCTAGCTAGATTAAGTGAATTATCTGGTTCTGGTTAAATTTGCTCTGCCCTTATTCTCGGTCCAGAGAATATGATGATTTTATGGTAATGGTTTAAATCTCAGTGCTATTATATTCCTGCATTAGGTATGCTGGGTACAACTACTATACCAAGTGTGTTAGAGTTATTGTTTGTGCCAATGCAGATAATGTTCACAGCATCTTTAACAGGGGACAAAAATGGACTGGTTCATATTGGGTATGAGAAAGTTCTttcgtttatatatatatttttatgtatattttcaGTTCATCTAACTACTCATGGATTGGTTGTTGATTAACTCTGCTATGATCCATCTATTTCATAGATGTTGGGGAATGATGACATATCTGTGAAGCATGGAAACCGCTTTGAGATGCCATTTCGGCGTTTCCGAACCGTTTTCCGTTTCGAAAACGGTGAAGACGTCCCGAAACGATTTTCGGGCCGTTTCTGTAAATTGCAAAATGTTTGGGGgccgtttcgcaatttacagaaaaatGTGGGAAATGTGTTTCCCATTAGAAACGCGTTTCCGGCGACCACGGTGAAGCAATCACTTGCAGCGAGGAAGATGAGGGTCGCCACTTACCAGATTTATAACTCGGGCCACTGAGAGACGCAGCTGTTAGATCGGAGGATGTAGCAGCGAGAGAGGCGAGACGGCGGTCGACGACGAGAGATGCGAGGCGGCGGTCggcagcgagggcgagaggtAAGACGAGTCGATGGTTAGAGGCAAGGCGGTGGCCAGAGCAGCAAGATAGGTGAGTCGATGCGTCGATGGTTGGCGACGAGTGGCGAGATGGGTCGGCAATTGACGGCGAGTGACAAGGCAACGAGATCGGTTGGTGACGAGAGCAACAGTCCTGGGTCGGCGACGGCGACAACAATGCTGCTCCAAACCTTCAGCTTCAACAAACAGGCTGCAAATTTGCAATTAGGGTTTGcaacttataataatatttatatcaaataaattataaactaatttcacatacacccttatttattttattctaacacttatatttttaactatttttcacatatatccttaaattttttaaatttacaactTATCTCGCGTTTCTGTTTCCtaccttttttaaaaaatgccgTTTTCTCGTTTCCGTTTCGTATAAAAAACGTTTCCCGTTTCTATTTCTGTGCAACCTAGTGACATATACCATCCATATAGTTGTTTGGAACTTGGGATTTTTCACGTAGgtcagtttttgaaaatgtgattagGTCCTCGAATGAATTTtgtagtgatcaattttgttttaccttcttgttatttatttattatttgggTTGCGTGTgtgttttggggggggggggggcatgggGATTGTTTCAGAAATGGTCAATATTAAACATTACATTTTGAAATTGATCAAACTACTTATTTCTTCATGATTGACCTTCTATTGGTTTCTATACATTCCCAACGTGAAAGGACATCATGATTATTATTCTTCCTTTTTAGCTTTACCATGTCTTGTTCTTCCAATATAGACCTATATTTAGATTCTGCTacctaattttatcatttctacTTATCATGCAGGATGAGTTTGCTAGCTTGCCTGCTATTGTACCACAAGGCCCTATTGCAATCCTTGGTTTGGTAATTCAATGATTTGTAATGTGGGGATTTCTTGTAACTATTTATCATGTTATTATATGTACAATATAAGATGTTTGCGAGTCACTAAAGTTGAAATTTGTCAAATTTTTAGGGTGGAGGAACAGCTGCTCATTTGATGCTTGATATATGGCCTTCATTAGATCTTGAAGGTTGGGAAATTGATGAAGTTGTAAGCACTCCCAGCCATCTTTTTTTAGACATTTATTTCTGTTTCTTGTTGGTATTAGAAATTATGAGCAAAGCAAAAGTTTTTGTAATATCATGCATTTTTTTCTCTGAAatctatattatattttgagaaGAAAGATGTGCTATTACATGGGACAATTTTCTTTAGCTAGGACTTCATCTCAAGTTGCCAATTTTGAGCATGCCAGTCAAATTGATATATGGAATGCCTCTAACATACACTGCAGCTCATTGATAAAGCTAGGGAATATATGGGACTGCTGGATCTTGAGAAGCGTACGGTGGCTGATGGAATTCTTCATGTTAACATTGGTGATGCGTTTTCTCCATCAGTCAATGTTCCAGGAGGGTATGCTGGTAAGTTTCTTATTTAGTGTAATATGTTGATATGCTAAGTATACTCTTTACTTGGGTTTGCTTTCTAGATAAATGGCTGCACAGATTGTTCTCCCCTCTGTCTATGAAGCACAAACATGGACATGGGACATGAGGAcatgacattttcaaaaaagtagGGCACGACGCGATTGAGACacatttattaataaatcaattttgtatatttttattggCATAATAAAGTATCAAAATTATATTCCGAACTCATTGTTAGAAAAACTGAATCCAAATGATTCCCAAAATAAAACCGGACTTACCTGGTTCTCACAGCAAAAGTTGGATCAGTTAGGTTGAGTTGCTGGTATTAAAAATGAATCACAAATGGAAGTCATTTGTTTTTCATAGCCTAAATGCGTCACGCACACAAAGATTGCTTTTGAATGTTTGAGAGTCTTTTCAGTAGTTTTCTAATTAGTTTTTAGAAACTTTTTCAGCCgtttttcttcattcttcttttctatatatacaaacaatatatatactagcatGTACGAGAAATCCTCGGTGATCTGCCCACTTCCTCCATGAATGGAGGAAATGGGGTTCAATTGCTGATTGCAGTTATTCCCTTTGCCAACTGCACACAGCAATTGCAGATTAGATTATGAATTTGGATTCGGATTCAGATTTGGAGCTAGATCCGAAGTCTGTTATGAGCGGACTGACCTGGGTATATAACCCGGATTTACTACATCTCCCATTGGCACATAATGGGCTCACATACCCATATACTCTCATTTCTCTGTAAGTTTCATACAGACAGATAGTCCGTGTGACCGTCATACTCttttctttgagagcttgttgCTATTCAACTGTTATGTATATATAGCAACTCCATTATTCAAGTAGAGTCTATATGCTATACCCTAGAACTATCAAGTAATATTTATTCACACATAGATCTCAATTTGATTAATCACTTGTTCAATAAAAGATGTATTCACAATTATAATTAAACGAATGATTATAATTGGTCGACTTGTGAATATGATGCGGTCagcaatcaagactcggcccaagattgacccaaccaaaccggaacagtatcaccaaaatagtagtgccataatgttattttaatatttcttaagttttagaattctacttaatttaggattctactttatatttctacttgatttaggattctatttcatgtttctacttgatttaggattctacttcatgtttgattatggttttatttttattaggattctagttgacttttatttaggatttatttatattagaattctagttggattttgtttacaaatattagatggatttggattagccaaatactataaata contains the following coding sequences:
- the LOC127813102 gene encoding uncharacterized protein LOC127813102; amino-acid sequence: MISSASCSFTSTLPPVSRRGRCVGHRRRWFRSPGANQFVVFFPTSVPQYVSCCKSKFSSLLSSSSSIKKVHCVRGTAVSLAEEGNGEEEFQVVTAIRSNYNDIVILDTPQGRMLLLDSTNNVHSIFNRGQKWTGSYWDEFASLPAIVPQGPIAILGLGGGTAAHLMLDIWPSLDLEGWEIDEVLIDKAREYMGLLDLEKRTVADGILHVNIGDAFSPSVNVPGGYAGLVIDLFSGGRVLPQLQEVATWLELHAKLMPNGRIMVNCGAANDGTSNSVPPEVSSIDDTWVQNSTIRALCQAFPGQVNWKKLQKEEGDNCLALTGPLPDLTRWSAVLPDRLSLAVKQWRPCFPL